A genomic segment from Streptomyces sp. NBC_00459 encodes:
- a CDS encoding Pls/PosA family non-ribosomal peptide synthetase: MAATHESSALGLLEEEIRERFGDKARFSAGPAASPRTLVDIFDAAVRSYPNEPALDDGSTALSYRALAVEVEAVRRRLSAAGVGLGDRVGVRVPSGTNELYVAILGVLAAGAAYVPVDAEDPDERAELVFGEAEVRAVVGAGCEITVPGARSELPARRPGVEHDAWIIFTSGSTGKPKGVAVSHRSAAAFVDAEAALFLTDDPVGPGDRVMAGLSVAFDASCEEMWLAWRYGACLVPVPRSQVRSGADLGPWLVEQEISVVSTVPTLAALWEPETLNDVRLLIFGGEACPPELVQRLVTEGREVWNTYGPTEATVVACASLMTGEEPIRIGLPLNGWELAVVDEAGEPVAMGASGQLVIGGVGLARYLDAEKDAEKYAPLESLGWERAYRSGDLVKAEPEGLIFLGRADEQIKLGGRRIELGEVDSALQGLPGVAGAAAAVRTARSGNQLLVGYVVTQEGWDQATAVERLRAELPAALVPMLAPVAELPTRTSGKVDRNALPWPLEGLETGPAAVLYGTEAWLAEQWSEVLGIPVGSADDDFFAIGGSSLGAAQLTTRLRTRYPSAAVLDIYQQPVLRKLARHLEESAQDDTSGRVIAPVPLRAKAVQLLLLVPLFTLLGLRWAVALAAAGNVLHWFGAYPWAPATSWWAVAAGAAVLFSPPGRLALAAGGARLLLRGVKPGRYPRGGSVHLRLWTAERLAEFSGATSLTGAWLERYARALGAKVGAEVDLHSLPPVTGMLKLGRGAAVESEVDLSGHWLDGDRLEIGQVKVGAGAVVGTRSLLFPGARVGKRAEVAPGSAVAGTVPTGQRWAGAPAHKLGKAKRNWPKERPQRGRAWRAMYGVAGFALSALPLLAGAVALLVAGLFVDPDAGLGTALRGIALALVPATLAFGLAYALMLLIAVRLLSLGLREGTHPTHSRIGWQAWTVTQLMDRSRETLFPLYAGLITPVWLRLLGMRIGRGAEVSTVLALPSLTTVGEGAFLADDTLTAPYELGGGWLRIGRAEIGRRAFLGNSGMTAPGRSVPDGGLVGVLSATPKKAKKGSSYLGLPPMKLPRSASGGDQSRTYDPPARLLWARALVELFRIVPVFCSAGLAVLTVAAFSVLGGWFWLVGGLVLLAVGALACVLSIVAKWALVGRHRAGEHPLWSGFVWRNELADTFVEVVAVPWLVGSVPGTPVMSAWLRGLGAHIGKGVWVESYWLPETDLVTLGDASTVNRGCVLQTHLFHDRILRTDTVVLREGATLGPGGIVLPGSTVGARSTLGPASLVMAAESVPDDTRWLGNPIESWRS, translated from the coding sequence ATGGCAGCCACACACGAGAGCAGTGCTCTCGGTCTGCTCGAAGAAGAGATCCGCGAGCGGTTCGGCGACAAGGCACGTTTCTCCGCGGGGCCCGCCGCCTCGCCGCGCACTCTCGTCGACATCTTCGACGCCGCAGTACGTTCGTACCCGAACGAGCCCGCCCTCGACGACGGCTCCACCGCGCTCAGCTACCGGGCGCTGGCCGTCGAGGTCGAGGCCGTACGGCGTCGGCTGAGCGCCGCGGGCGTCGGACTCGGGGACCGCGTCGGGGTCCGGGTGCCGTCCGGCACCAATGAGCTGTACGTCGCCATCCTGGGCGTCCTCGCCGCCGGTGCCGCCTACGTTCCCGTGGACGCCGAGGACCCGGACGAGCGGGCCGAGCTGGTGTTCGGGGAGGCCGAGGTACGGGCCGTCGTCGGCGCCGGGTGCGAGATCACCGTTCCCGGGGCGCGCAGTGAGCTGCCCGCGCGGCGGCCCGGGGTCGAGCACGACGCCTGGATCATCTTCACCTCCGGCTCCACCGGGAAGCCCAAGGGCGTCGCCGTGAGCCATCGCAGCGCCGCCGCGTTCGTGGACGCCGAGGCCGCGCTGTTCCTCACCGACGATCCCGTGGGACCCGGCGACCGGGTCATGGCGGGGCTCTCCGTGGCCTTCGACGCCTCCTGCGAGGAGATGTGGCTGGCCTGGCGCTACGGGGCCTGTCTGGTGCCCGTACCGCGCTCCCAGGTCCGCAGCGGGGCCGATCTGGGGCCCTGGCTGGTCGAGCAGGAGATCTCCGTCGTCTCGACCGTGCCCACGCTGGCCGCGCTGTGGGAGCCCGAGACCCTCAACGACGTGCGGCTGCTGATCTTCGGCGGGGAGGCCTGCCCGCCCGAGCTGGTGCAGCGGCTGGTGACGGAGGGGCGCGAGGTCTGGAACACCTACGGGCCCACCGAGGCCACCGTCGTCGCCTGCGCCTCCCTGATGACCGGGGAGGAGCCCATCCGCATCGGGCTGCCCCTCAACGGCTGGGAGCTCGCCGTCGTCGACGAGGCGGGCGAGCCCGTCGCCATGGGCGCCAGTGGGCAACTGGTGATCGGTGGGGTCGGACTCGCGCGGTACCTCGACGCGGAGAAGGACGCCGAGAAGTACGCGCCCCTCGAATCCCTCGGGTGGGAGCGGGCCTACCGCAGCGGTGACCTCGTCAAGGCCGAGCCCGAAGGGCTGATCTTCCTCGGGCGGGCCGACGAGCAGATCAAGCTCGGCGGGCGCCGTATCGAGCTGGGTGAGGTCGACTCGGCGCTCCAGGGGCTGCCCGGTGTCGCCGGTGCCGCCGCCGCCGTACGGACCGCCCGCAGCGGCAACCAGCTGCTGGTCGGCTATGTCGTGACGCAGGAGGGCTGGGACCAGGCCACCGCCGTGGAGCGGCTGCGCGCCGAGCTGCCCGCCGCTCTGGTGCCGATGCTCGCGCCGGTCGCCGAGCTGCCGACGCGCACGTCCGGCAAGGTCGACCGCAACGCCCTGCCGTGGCCGCTGGAGGGGCTGGAGACCGGCCCCGCCGCCGTGCTGTACGGCACCGAGGCCTGGCTCGCCGAACAGTGGAGCGAGGTCCTCGGCATCCCCGTGGGCAGCGCGGACGACGACTTCTTCGCGATCGGCGGCAGCAGTCTCGGCGCCGCCCAGCTGACCACCCGGCTGCGGACGCGCTACCCGAGCGCGGCCGTCCTCGACATCTACCAGCAGCCCGTGCTGCGCAAGCTCGCCCGGCATCTGGAGGAGTCCGCGCAGGACGACACCAGCGGACGGGTCATCGCGCCGGTTCCGCTGCGTGCCAAGGCCGTTCAGCTTCTGCTGCTGGTCCCCCTGTTCACGCTGCTCGGGCTCCGGTGGGCGGTCGCGCTGGCCGCCGCCGGGAACGTACTGCACTGGTTCGGGGCCTATCCGTGGGCGCCGGCCACGTCGTGGTGGGCGGTGGCCGCCGGGGCCGCCGTGCTCTTCTCGCCGCCCGGGCGGCTCGCCCTCGCGGCCGGTGGGGCGCGGCTGCTGCTGCGCGGGGTGAAGCCGGGACGGTATCCGCGCGGTGGCAGTGTGCACCTGCGGCTGTGGACCGCGGAGCGGCTCGCCGAGTTCAGCGGGGCGACCTCTCTGACCGGGGCGTGGCTGGAGCGGTACGCGCGTGCGCTGGGCGCCAAGGTCGGCGCGGAAGTCGATCTGCACTCCCTGCCGCCGGTCACCGGCATGCTCAAGCTGGGGCGCGGGGCGGCCGTCGAGTCCGAGGTGGACCTGTCGGGACACTGGCTGGACGGGGACCGACTGGAGATCGGGCAGGTCAAGGTGGGTGCCGGCGCTGTCGTCGGGACGCGTAGCCTGCTCTTCCCGGGGGCGCGCGTCGGCAAGCGGGCGGAGGTGGCGCCGGGTTCGGCGGTCGCCGGGACGGTGCCGACCGGGCAGCGGTGGGCCGGCGCACCGGCCCACAAGCTCGGCAAGGCCAAGCGGAACTGGCCCAAGGAGCGTCCGCAGCGCGGGCGGGCCTGGCGGGCGATGTACGGCGTCGCCGGGTTCGCGTTGAGCGCGCTGCCGCTGCTGGCGGGTGCGGTCGCACTGCTGGTCGCGGGCCTGTTCGTCGACCCCGACGCCGGGCTCGGGACCGCTCTGCGGGGCATCGCGCTCGCGCTGGTACCGGCCACCCTGGCGTTCGGCCTGGCCTATGCGCTGATGCTCCTGATCGCCGTACGGCTGCTGAGTCTGGGCCTGCGCGAGGGTACGCATCCCACGCACAGCCGTATCGGCTGGCAGGCCTGGACGGTCACCCAGCTCATGGACCGTTCCCGCGAGACCCTGTTCCCGCTGTACGCCGGGCTGATCACGCCGGTGTGGCTGCGGCTGCTCGGGATGCGGATCGGGCGCGGCGCCGAGGTGTCGACCGTGCTGGCGCTGCCCAGCCTGACGACCGTCGGCGAGGGCGCCTTCCTGGCCGACGACACCCTGACCGCGCCGTACGAGCTCGGCGGCGGCTGGCTGCGGATCGGGCGGGCCGAGATCGGGCGGCGGGCCTTCCTGGGCAACTCCGGGATGACCGCGCCGGGCCGGTCGGTGCCCGACGGCGGGCTGGTCGGTGTCCTCTCGGCCACGCCGAAGAAGGCCAAGAAGGGCAGCTCGTACCTGGGCCTGCCGCCGATGAAGCTGCCCCGGTCGGCGAGCGGCGGCGACCAGAGCCGTACGTACGATCCGCCGGCGCGTCTGCTGTGGGCGCGGGCGCTGGTGGAGCTGTTCCGGATCGTGCCGGTGTTCTGCTCGGCGGGGCTGGCCGTGCTGACGGTGGCCGCGTTCAGCGTGCTGGGTGGGTGGTTCTGGCTGGTGGGCGGGCTGGTACTGCTCGCTGTCGGGGCCCTGGCCTGTGTGCTGTCCATCGTGGCCAAGTGGGCGCTCGTGGGGCGTCACCGCGCCGGTGAGCATCCGCTGTGGAGCGGGTTCGTGTGGCGCAACGAGCTGGCGGACACCTTCGTCGAGGTCGTCGCCGTGCCGTGGCTCGTGGGTTCGGTGCCGGGTACGCCGGTGATGTCGGCGTGGCTGCGCGGGCTCGGCGCGCACATCGGCAAGGGGGTCTGGGTGGAGAGCTACTGGCTGCCCGAGACCGACCTGGTGACCCTGGGCGACGCGTCCACCGTGAACCGGGGATGCGTGCTCCAGACACACCTCTTCCACGACCGGATCTTGCGGACGGATACTGTGGTCCTCCGTGAGGGCGCGACGCTGGGTCCTGGCGGGATCGTCCTGCCCGGTTCCACGGTCGGGGCCCGGTCCACTCTGGGTCCCGCGTCGCTGGTCATGGCGGCGGAGTCCGTTCCCGACGACACCCGCTGGCTGGGCAACCCGATCGAGTCATGGCGTTCCTGA
- a CDS encoding M1 family metallopeptidase, which produces MSVQQTVGSDPYFPANGDPRYRVHRYELALDYRPGPNRLAGTARINAIAGRSSLAEFQLNLGDFKIGRVRVDGKTAHYTHRGGRLRIRPAKPLRTGAAFTVEVHWAGNPKPVSSPWGGIGWEELEDGALVASQPVGAPSWYPCNDRPADKASYQISITTPSAYSVVAGGRLLTRTTKASTTTWVYEQSAPTSSYLVGLSIGKYQTVLLGDPGLGGVPQHGHIPAELLPEFSRDFARQPAMMELFEELFGPYPFGEYAVVVTEEELDVPVEAQGLSLFGANHVDGARSSERLVAHELAHQWFGNSVSIADWRHIWLNEGFAKYAEWLWSERSGGRSAQQLAAVAHRLLAGRPQDLRLADPGRKLMFDDRLYQRGGLTVHAVRCALGDEAFFRMLRGWVALHRGGSVSTATFTSYVGRFAAEPLDELLASWLHEVALPALPTPRTQGPPPVKGGPRVPARPSYPPSTA; this is translated from the coding sequence GTGAGCGTTCAGCAGACAGTGGGTTCGGACCCGTACTTCCCGGCCAACGGTGATCCCCGTTACCGGGTGCACCGGTACGAACTCGCGCTGGACTACCGCCCGGGCCCGAACCGGCTGGCGGGCACGGCTCGCATCAACGCCATAGCGGGCCGGTCCTCGCTCGCCGAATTCCAGCTGAACCTGGGCGACTTCAAGATCGGCCGGGTGCGGGTCGACGGCAAGACCGCGCACTACACGCACCGGGGTGGTCGACTGCGCATCCGCCCCGCGAAGCCGCTCCGTACCGGGGCCGCGTTCACCGTCGAGGTGCACTGGGCGGGCAACCCCAAGCCGGTCAGCAGCCCCTGGGGCGGGATCGGCTGGGAGGAGCTGGAGGACGGGGCGCTGGTGGCGAGCCAGCCGGTCGGGGCGCCGTCCTGGTACCCGTGCAACGACCGGCCCGCCGACAAGGCGTCCTACCAGATCTCGATCACGACGCCGTCCGCGTACTCGGTGGTGGCGGGCGGTCGGCTGCTGACGAGGACGACGAAGGCTTCCACGACCACGTGGGTGTACGAGCAGTCCGCGCCGACGTCGAGTTATCTCGTCGGGCTGTCGATCGGGAAGTACCAGACCGTCCTGCTCGGTGACCCGGGTCTTGGCGGGGTGCCCCAACACGGGCACATTCCGGCGGAGTTGCTCCCCGAGTTCTCCCGGGACTTCGCGCGCCAGCCCGCCATGATGGAACTCTTCGAGGAGCTCTTCGGACCGTATCCGTTCGGTGAGTACGCGGTCGTGGTGACCGAGGAGGAACTCGATGTGCCCGTCGAGGCACAGGGGTTGTCGCTGTTCGGCGCCAACCACGTGGACGGCGCCCGGAGTTCGGAGCGGCTCGTCGCGCACGAGCTGGCCCACCAGTGGTTCGGCAACAGTGTGTCCATCGCCGACTGGCGGCACATCTGGCTGAACGAGGGGTTCGCCAAGTACGCGGAGTGGCTGTGGTCCGAGCGCTCCGGTGGGCGCAGCGCGCAGCAACTGGCCGCGGTGGCCCACCGGTTGCTGGCCGGGCGGCCACAGGATCTACGACTCGCCGATCCCGGCCGCAAGCTGATGTTCGACGACCGGTTGTATCAGCGCGGCGGGCTCACCGTGCACGCGGTGCGGTGCGCGCTGGGCGACGAGGCGTTCTTCCGGATGCTGCGGGGGTGGGTCGCGCTGCATCGGGGCGGATCGGTGAGTACGGCCACGTTCACGTCGTACGTGGGACGGTTCGCGGCGGAGCCGTTGGACGAGCTGCTCGCCTCGTGGCTCCACGAGGTGGCGCTGCCCGCGTTGCCCACACCGAGGACGCAGGGGCCGCCACCGGTCAAGGGAGGACCGCGGGTGCCCGCACGGCCCTCCTATCCGCCGTCCACCGCGTAG
- a CDS encoding YchJ family protein — MARRTPHPRRQRPSTPVQSSACPCGLAETYEKCCGRFHRGEAAAPTAEALMRSRYSAFVRRDEPYLLRTWHPRTRPVGVEFDPGTRWTGLEVVAAGDGTAFHTTGTVTFRASYRGGSLAERSRFERVDGAWVYVDGDIEQGDQGSRTV, encoded by the coding sequence ATGGCCCGACGTACTCCGCATCCCCGGCGGCAACGCCCCTCCACCCCGGTTCAGAGCTCCGCGTGTCCGTGCGGTCTCGCGGAGACGTACGAGAAGTGCTGCGGCCGGTTCCACCGGGGTGAGGCCGCGGCGCCGACCGCCGAGGCCCTGATGCGCTCCCGCTACAGCGCCTTCGTGCGGCGGGACGAGCCCTACCTCCTGCGCACCTGGCACCCGCGCACCCGCCCCGTCGGCGTCGAGTTCGACCCCGGGACGCGGTGGACGGGGCTGGAGGTCGTCGCAGCGGGCGACGGTACGGCGTTCCACACCACCGGGACCGTCACCTTCCGGGCGTCCTACCGGGGCGGTTCGCTGGCGGAGCGGAGCCGGTTCGAGCGGGTCGACGGGGCGTGGGTCTACGTCGACGGGGACATCGAACAGGGCGACCAGGGCAGCCGGACCGTCTAG
- a CDS encoding FadR/GntR family transcriptional regulator gives MSTPGRGLHGHVLDTLGPAITAGEYPPGSVLRTDELAQRFDVSRSVMREAVRVLESMHLVESRRRVGVTVRPKAEWNVYDPQVIRWRLAGADRPQQLRSLTVLRSAIEPVAAGLAAKFATAEQCARLTECALGMVAKSRGHQLDGYLVHDVAFHRVILEASGNEMFARLGDVVAEVLAGRTHHEVMFEDPDPAAVTLHVQVAEAVREGDGERAERLTREIVVGALQELDILAP, from the coding sequence ATGAGCACACCGGGCCGAGGGCTGCACGGCCATGTACTGGACACCCTCGGACCTGCGATCACCGCGGGCGAGTACCCGCCGGGCAGCGTCCTGCGCACGGACGAACTGGCACAGCGCTTCGACGTGTCCCGCTCGGTGATGCGGGAGGCGGTCCGGGTCCTGGAGTCGATGCACCTGGTCGAGTCCCGCCGCCGCGTCGGCGTCACGGTCCGGCCCAAGGCCGAGTGGAACGTCTACGACCCGCAGGTCATCCGCTGGCGCCTGGCGGGCGCCGACCGCCCGCAGCAACTGCGCTCCCTCACCGTGCTGCGTTCCGCGATCGAACCGGTCGCCGCGGGCCTGGCCGCCAAGTTCGCCACCGCGGAACAGTGCGCGCGGCTCACCGAGTGCGCGCTGGGCATGGTGGCCAAGTCGCGCGGACACCAGCTGGACGGCTACCTGGTCCACGACGTGGCCTTCCATCGGGTGATCCTGGAGGCCTCGGGCAACGAGATGTTCGCCCGCCTCGGGGATGTCGTCGCGGAGGTCCTGGCCGGCCGCACCCATCACGAGGTCATGTTCGAGGACCCCGACCCGGCCGCCGTCACCCTGCACGTACAGGTCGCCGAGGCGGTCCGCGAGGGCGACGGCGAGCGGGCCGAGCGGCTCACCAGGGAGATCGTGGTCGGAGCCCTTCAGGAACTGGACATCCTCGCGCCCTAG
- a CDS encoding gluconokinase, translating into MQKTRTPHVVVVMGVAGTGKTTIGPLLAARLGVPYAEADDFHPPANIHKMTAGTPLTDDDRRPWLDAIGEWAHGRAGLGGVVSCSALKRSYRDRLRAAAPDVVFVHLTGDRALIEDRMAHRQGHFMPTALLDSQFATLQPLEADEAGVAVDVSGTPEEITARAVAALGGLGSPDGPEAHSTAPSQ; encoded by the coding sequence ATGCAGAAGACGCGCACCCCCCACGTCGTCGTGGTCATGGGCGTCGCGGGCACCGGGAAGACCACCATCGGTCCCCTGCTCGCGGCTCGGCTCGGCGTTCCGTATGCCGAGGCCGACGACTTCCATCCCCCGGCCAACATCCACAAGATGACGGCCGGGACCCCGTTGACCGACGACGACCGCCGGCCGTGGCTGGACGCCATCGGCGAGTGGGCGCACGGCCGGGCCGGGCTCGGCGGGGTGGTGAGCTGCTCGGCCCTGAAGCGGTCGTACCGGGACCGGCTGCGGGCCGCCGCGCCCGACGTGGTCTTCGTGCACCTCACCGGTGACCGGGCGCTCATCGAGGACCGGATGGCGCACCGGCAGGGCCACTTCATGCCGACGGCGCTGCTCGACTCCCAGTTCGCCACCCTCCAGCCGCTCGAGGCGGACGAGGCGGGCGTCGCGGTGGACGTCTCCGGCACCCCCGAGGAGATCACCGCCCGCGCCGTGGCGGCGCTCGGCGGCCTCGGCAGCCCGGACGGCCCCGAGGCGCACTCCACAGCACCTTCGCAGTAA
- a CDS encoding GntT/GntP/DsdX family permease produces the protein MTRLSVEMLAADTVEPITSAGHAQLGVAVLAGIALIVLLITKFKLHAFLALTIGSLALGAFAGAPLDKAIASFTTGLGSTVAGVGVLIALGAILGKLLADSGGADQIVDTILARASGRTMPWAMVLIASVIGLPLFFEVGVVLLIPVVLMVAKRGNYSLMRIGIPALAGLSVMHGLVPPHPGPLIAIDAVGANLGVTLALGVLVAIPTVIIAGPVFSRVAARWVDVPAPDRMIPQRPSEDLEKRPGFGATLATILLPVVLMLSKALVDIIIDDPTNMAQRVFDVVGSPLIALLAAVLVGIFTLGRPAEFTKERISRIVETGLAPIAGILLIVGAGGGFKQTLIDSGVGKMVLDISEDWSIPALLLAWLIAVAIRLATGSATVATVSAAGLVAPLAADMSTTHAALLVLAIGAGSLFFSHVNDAGFWLVKEYFGLNVGQTLKTWSVMETIISVVAGGLVLLLSLVI, from the coding sequence GTGACCAGACTCAGCGTCGAGATGCTGGCAGCGGACACCGTCGAGCCGATCACCTCGGCCGGCCATGCCCAGTTGGGTGTCGCCGTGCTCGCGGGCATCGCGCTCATCGTCCTGCTGATCACCAAGTTCAAGCTGCACGCCTTCCTGGCCCTGACCATCGGCTCGCTCGCGCTGGGCGCCTTCGCGGGCGCGCCGCTCGACAAGGCCATCGCCAGCTTCACCACCGGGCTCGGCTCGACGGTGGCCGGCGTGGGTGTCCTGATCGCCCTGGGCGCGATCCTGGGCAAGCTGCTCGCCGACTCCGGGGGCGCCGACCAGATCGTCGACACGATCCTGGCTCGGGCGTCGGGCCGGACGATGCCGTGGGCGATGGTCCTGATCGCCTCGGTGATCGGCCTGCCCCTGTTCTTCGAGGTCGGCGTCGTGCTGCTGATCCCGGTCGTGCTGATGGTCGCCAAGCGCGGCAACTACTCCCTGATGCGCATCGGCATCCCGGCGCTCGCGGGCCTGTCCGTGATGCACGGCCTGGTCCCGCCGCACCCCGGCCCGCTGATCGCGATCGACGCGGTCGGCGCCAACCTCGGCGTGACCCTGGCGCTCGGTGTCCTGGTCGCCATCCCGACGGTGATCATCGCCGGCCCGGTGTTCTCGCGGGTCGCGGCCCGCTGGGTCGACGTGCCCGCCCCTGACCGCATGATCCCCCAGCGCCCGTCCGAGGACCTGGAGAAGCGTCCCGGCTTCGGCGCCACCCTGGCCACCATCCTGCTCCCCGTCGTCCTGATGCTGTCCAAGGCGCTGGTCGACATCATCATCGACGACCCGACGAACATGGCGCAGCGCGTCTTCGACGTGGTCGGCTCCCCGCTGATCGCCCTGCTCGCCGCCGTACTCGTGGGCATCTTCACGCTGGGCCGCCCTGCCGAGTTCACCAAGGAACGGATCTCCCGGATCGTCGAGACGGGCCTCGCGCCCATCGCGGGCATCCTGCTGATCGTCGGCGCCGGCGGTGGCTTCAAGCAGACGCTGATCGACTCCGGGGTCGGCAAGATGGTCCTGGACATCTCCGAGGACTGGTCGATCCCCGCCCTGCTGCTGGCCTGGCTGATCGCGGTGGCGATCCGGCTGGCGACCGGTTCGGCGACGGTCGCCACGGTCTCGGCGGCCGGCCTCGTGGCCCCGCTCGCGGCCGACATGTCGACGACCCACGCGGCCCTGCTGGTCCTGGCCATCGGCGCCGGCTCGCTCTTCTTCAGCCATGTCAACGACGCCGGATTCTGGCTGGTCAAGGAGTACTTCGGCCTGAACGTCGGCCAGACCCTCAAGACCTGGTCGGTCATGGAGACCATCATCTCCGTGGTCGCGGGCGGCCTGGTCCTGCTGCTCTCACTCGTGATCTAG
- a CDS encoding glucose 1-dehydrogenase: protein MTGRTGTSHPLFDISGRTALVTGSSRGIGFALARGLAEAGCTVVLNGRDGDRLTKAAAELSGDIRTAAFDVTDGSSVAAGIADIEERVGPLDILVNNAGMQLRAPLLEFTESDWHRILDTNLTSAFLVGREAARRMTERGHGKIINICSVQSEVARPGIAPYTATKGALKMLTKGMCADWGPHGVQVNALGPGYIETELTQPLVDDPEFSAWVRKRTPAGRWGRTEDLVGGVLFLASPAADFVGGQVLYVDGGMTSVL, encoded by the coding sequence ATGACTGGACGTACGGGAACGAGTCACCCTCTGTTCGACATCAGCGGGCGTACCGCCCTGGTCACCGGGTCCAGCCGGGGCATCGGTTTCGCCCTGGCCCGGGGCCTCGCGGAGGCCGGCTGCACGGTCGTCCTCAACGGGCGCGACGGCGACCGGCTGACCAAGGCCGCCGCCGAGCTCTCCGGAGACATCCGCACCGCCGCGTTCGACGTCACCGACGGCTCCTCGGTCGCCGCCGGGATCGCGGACATCGAGGAGCGGGTCGGCCCGCTCGACATCCTGGTCAACAACGCGGGCATGCAACTGCGGGCCCCTCTCCTGGAGTTCACCGAGTCCGACTGGCACCGCATCCTCGACACCAACCTCACCAGCGCGTTCCTGGTGGGCCGGGAGGCGGCCCGCCGGATGACGGAACGCGGCCACGGCAAGATCATCAACATCTGCTCGGTGCAGAGCGAGGTGGCCCGCCCGGGCATCGCGCCCTACACGGCCACCAAGGGCGCGCTGAAGATGCTCACCAAGGGCATGTGCGCGGACTGGGGCCCGCACGGGGTCCAGGTCAACGCCCTCGGCCCCGGCTACATCGAGACGGAACTGACCCAACCCCTGGTCGACGACCCGGAGTTCAGCGCCTGGGTGCGCAAACGCACCCCGGCCGGGCGGTGGGGGCGTACGGAGGACCTGGTGGGCGGGGTGCTGTTCCTCGCCTCCCCGGCGGCGGACTTCGTCGGCGGTCAGGTGCTGTACGTCGACGGCGGCATGACCAGCGTCCTGTGA